The genomic DNA GTGTAGTAAATAATTATTACGTATTATTTATGAAAATTTCAAATATCATTGTTTAGTACACAGCCAGACAATCAATTCATTTGTTCAATAGTATAACTCTGAAAATTGATTTAAAAGAAAACATGCTACCTCCGATTGCTATGTTTGTTACTTCCTTTTGTCTGGTTGTGTAGTAAATAATTATTATCAATTATTTATAAAAATTTCAAATACCATTGTTTAGTATACAGCCAGACGATCAATTAAATTGTTCAATAGTATAACTCTAAAATTGATTTAATAAAACATGCTTCTTCCAATTCTATGTTTTAATTCCTTTTAGTCTGGTTGTGTAGTAAATAATCATTAGGAGTTTACATGTATTTTATATTTGAAATTGAATTTTTTTCTAATAAAAGTTATTTTTCTGATCTTATATTGGCTTACGCTGAACAAGAACAGGTGGAAATAGATGTTATGCAAAGTAATGACAAAATAGTAATGGTTTTTGATAAAGAAGATGAACAGCTTGAAAGCTTCTTAAATGGAATAGAAGAGGTGCTTCCTGCATCACTTTTTTTAGGTAATGGAAAACATTATTTCTCAGATGTAAAACCAGAATTATTACCTGTTACTAAAATAAATTTACCAGTTAACATAGCACCCTGTCCTACTTGTCAAAAAGAAATGTTTGACGTAAGCAGCCGTCGTTATTATTATCCTTTTACCTCTTGTAATCATTGTGGTACACAACATCCATTTCTGGAGAAGTATCCCTATAATCGTGCTCATACAGTGATGAAGTTTCTTGTTCCATGCAATGACTGTCAAGAAGAAGCTAAGAGTAATACTTTACGTTTAGACTATCCTCTTATTACATGTATTGAGTGTGGAATTTCAATCCGCATGCTTGATAAAGAAAGTGAACATTTAGCCTTAAATAAAGGGGACTATAGAAAGCTTTTTGAAGTTTCGGGAAGAGCAATTGCCGCAGGAAAGAATGTGTTAATGAAAACAGCACACGGTTATAGAAAGTTTTTTAAACCAACAGTCGAAAATAGTCCAGCAGAAAGTACTTTATTGATGGCTGATTCAAATGGTTTTAATGTACATCTTATGATGGTGATACAAGAATTCAATGCACTTTTAAGTATAGAGAGGCCACTACTTCGTATCGCAACTAAAAGTGATGAACTTAAAGCTCTTTATGGATCATCTGTACAAGTAAAGTACCCAGATGATGGTATGACTATGTTACTTGCCCGTGAAATAATGAATTCTGGATTACAGTACATTTCATACATAGAGTGTAATGAAGATGAAGAATCAGATTTTTTAGTAGATTTTGATATGCCTATCAATGCACAAAAAGACACTAAATTATTTATAAATCAAGATAAAAAACTTTTTGTTTCTGGTGAACGTATTTTATTTCCTACGGTAGTAGAAAATAGTAAAAATGTGGTTTCTGTAGCACATGGGTTAGCTTGTGTAAAGGTTGATAATCTGAGTATCATAGATTCAGTAGAAGTATTTGATTCGGTACAAACAGATTCGGTGTATGTACTTCAGGATGAAGATTTTGAGAGTGGACACAGTAATGAACATCGTTTTTTACAGTGGAAAGCTTCTATGATGTCTGTACTTGCGGAACATAGTAAGGTAGGTCAAAAAGCCATAGGTGTACATTTTGATGGTACATTAAATTTTCTCTATTATAACGGTAAAGACGTTATCAATGCTGTTCCTGCAATACCTTTTGAATCAGATAATCTTTGGGAAAAAATCTCTACACTTAGAGAAGGATCAGACAGGCTAGTCGTAAATTACAAAAAGGCTTATCCTGAAGTGTTTGAACGTTTAGATAGTCTTGCAGGTGATATGGATATTTTCAAAGTTACAGCTATAGCATTAGGCCTTGAAAATGAAAGTCTTGAAGGTATATCAGAACAGGCATTAAGCTTTTTAGGAAAAGGGGGACTGCAGATAGATACTAGAATTAAAGATAATCGTTTTGATAACTATGCTTTTTTAACGAGTATTATGAGTTATCAGCTCGGAGATGTAGAGAATAATTTTATGTGTTATAGCATTTATGAGTCATTTGGAGACTATATAGGAGAAATAGTTCCTCAACTTATTGAAAAGACTGAAGCAAAAATCATCACACTCACAGGCGAGACTTTTGCCAATCAATCACTTTATGGACGTATACAAAGAACACTTGGACAATACAATCCGCTTATGAATAAGAATTTTCCTATAGGAAAAGAGAATGCAGTGTATGGGGCATTGTATTTGTGAGAATAGAATAAAAAGGGTAAATAATGAAAGAAAAAGAATTAAAGATCGATGATAATGCAAACTATTCATCGACTACAAACCAGGATGGTATTATTACACATGTGTGTAGTGATTTCGAAAAAATATCAGGCTATACAAAAGAGGAATTGATAGGAAAAAATCATAATATTATGAGGCATCCGGATATGCCAAAAATAATATTTAAAATAATGTGGGAGAAATTACAGAATGGTGAAAAATTCATAGGTTTTATAAAAAATAAATCAAAAAATGGTGAGTATTATTGGTTAAGTACTAAAGCATATCTTTACTTAAAAGAGAAAGATGGTAAATGTAAGTATTTTTCCTATAAAGGTCCAATATCACTTAGAGCCAAACATCATATAAGTAAATTGTACAGCACTTTACTGGAGGAAGAAAAAAATGGTGGTATTGAAGCATCTCAAAAATATCTAAATGAATATTTAGATTATAGAGGTGTAACCTATAATGAGTATATAGAAACTTTCGAAGATACAGTTGGACTTGTTAAGGTTGGTTATTTTATGACAAGAAAACTTTTTTCATAAGAAATAAATGATTATTTATTTCTGTAAATAGAGGGAAACTATAATGTTCAATGCCGAGAATTATGAAATATTTGAGATAGTCAATATAGTAGCCTTATTTATGGGTATTACTTTTGGTGTCATTGCACAAAAAACGCAATTCTGTTTTAATGGTGCTATCAAAGATTATATATTAATATCCTCTACTAAAAGAGGTTCATCTGTAATAACTGCTATGATTACGGCTATTATTGCAACCAATATGTTGACTTTGTCTTATGATATATATTTAACTGAAACTGTATGGTTAAGAGAAGAGATAAATTATTTTACAATTATAATAGGTGGTAGTTTATTTGGCATAGGTATGATGATTGCAGATGGTTGTAGTAGTCGTCATTTAGTGAAGTTTGCTCAAGGTGATATAAACTCTATCGTGACATTAATTTTTATTGCCATATTTGCATATGCTAGTACAAAAGGTATTTTAAATAATCTTATTTATACGTTATCAACAAATGAAACTTTATTAAGCCTGTCTTCATATGTTGAGAATGGACAGGCAAATATTTATATGGTACTTTTGTTTCTTTTTTTTGTATGGTTTTATTTAACTAAAAGTTTCAAAAGAATTTCATCATTAAAAGATGGCATACTCATTGGACTATTAGTAGCTTTTGGATGGTATTTAACTGGTGTGTATGCTGCTGAAACTTTGGAGTTTGATACAAGGTATGTTCCATTT from Sulfurovum xiamenensis includes the following:
- a CDS encoding YeeE/YedE family protein, whose translation is MFNAENYEIFEIVNIVALFMGITFGVIAQKTQFCFNGAIKDYILISSTKRGSSVITAMITAIIATNMLTLSYDIYLTETVWLREEINYFTIIIGGSLFGIGMMIADGCSSRHLVKFAQGDINSIVTLIFIAIFAYASTKGILNNLIYTLSTNETLLSLSSYVENGQANIYMVLLFLFFVWFYLTKSFKRISSLKDGILIGLLVAFGWYLTGVYAAETLEFDTRYVPFTSVTFVGPISKTLDFITHYKTNNLNFGICIVLGVLIGAFSMSRIDPKYNLGCASKIKVNKLKNSMIGGALMGVGGVLSIGCTVGQGLTGFSTLAFASIVAISSIFVSGSLMGLYLNKKNKLPMCFIFEWNDEKKK
- a CDS encoding PAS domain-containing protein; the protein is MKEKELKIDDNANYSSTTNQDGIITHVCSDFEKISGYTKEELIGKNHNIMRHPDMPKIIFKIMWEKLQNGEKFIGFIKNKSKNGEYYWLSTKAYLYLKEKDGKCKYFSYKGPISLRAKHHISKLYSTLLEEEKNGGIEASQKYLNEYLDYRGVTYNEYIETFEDTVGLVKVGYFMTRKLFS